Proteins encoded within one genomic window of Gadus macrocephalus chromosome 16, ASM3116895v1:
- the LOC132474570 gene encoding olfactory receptor 52K1-like, which yields MNTSNTTVRITEFIILGFPGLNPKYDGLVAAFLFVLYLIIIGGNLFILVFVCCERSLHKPTYLIFCHLAMNDLLFGTVTLPKMISRYWLDDRIIPFGACFTQMYFVHSLGAIHSIILLIMALDRFIAICVPLRYPALITTKNISIVCLLSWALTFLRMSGVMTQALNLSYCASNVIIQCYCDFISISSLGCGKEEVKFAMSVAVGNAMFSLLLPLAFIIFSYFSIIIVAVLKLARTREGRYKALSTCTPQIFITCLYYLPRCFVYISSLVGFSFGIDFKISLVLLYSLGPAAVNPIIYCLKTKDIKDNMIKRLKNTRIGVRVGNPSQK from the coding sequence atgaATACCAGCAACACGACGGTCCGAATAACAGAATTTATAATCCTTGGCTTCCCAGGACTCAACCCTAAATATGATGGCCTGGTGGCAGCCTTCCTCTTTGTCCTGTACTTGATCATTATCGGAGGAAATCTCTTCattttggtgtttgtgtgctgtgagAGGAGTCTCCACAAGCCCACCTATTTAATCTTCTGCCATCTGGCCATGAACGACCTGTTGTTTGGAACGGTGACGCTTCCCAAGATGATATCCAGATATTGGCTGGATGACAGAATCATACCATTTGGCGCCTGCTTCACTCAGATGTACTTTGTCCACTCTTTAGGAGCCATCCACTCCATCATTCTGCTGATCATGGCCCTCGATCGCTTCATCGCAATCTGCGTCCCGCTGCGCTACCCCGCCCTGATTACCACCAAGAATATTtccattgtgtgtttgttgtcttgGGCCCTCACATTTCTTAGAATGTCAGGAGTTATGACCCAAGCGCTCAACTTGTCGTACTGCGCTTCAAATGTCATCATTCAGTGCTATTGTGACTTCATATCCATCAGCAGCCTCGGCTGTggaaaggaggaggtgaagttTGCCATGTCTGTCGCCGTGGGCAATGCCATGTTCAGTCTGTTGCTTCCCCTGGCGTTCATTATTTTTTCATACTTTTCTATTATCATTGTGGCAGTTTTGAAACTGGCCAGAACGAGGGAAGGGCGCTACAAAGCCCTATCCACGTGCACGCCACAGATCTTCATAACCTGTCTGTATTACCTGCCCCGCTGCTTTGTCTATATCTCAAGTTTGGTAGGGTTTTCATTCGGTATCGATTTCAAGATTTCCCTGGTATTGTTGTACAGTCTCGGTCCGGCTGCTGTAAATCCGATCATTTATTGTTTAAAGACGAAGGATATTAAGGATAATATGATAAAGAGGTTGAAAAACACAAGAATTGGTGTGAGGGTTGGAAATCCAAGCCAAAAATAA
- the LOC132474806 gene encoding olfactory receptor 52K1-like has protein sequence MNTSNTTVTEFIILGFPGLNPKYDGLVAAFLFVLYLIIVGGNLLILVFVCCERSLHKPTYLIFCHLAMNDLLFGTVTLPKMISRYWLDDRIIPFGACFTQMYFVHSLGAIHSIILLIMALDRFIAICVPLRYPALITTKNISIVCLLSWALTFLSMSGVMTHALNLSYCASNVIIQCYCDFISISSLGCGKEEVKFAKSVAVGYAMFSLLLPLAFIIFSYFSIIIVAVLKLARTREGRYKALSTCTPQIFITCLYYLPRCFVYVSSYVGFSFGIDFQISLVLLYSLCPAAVNPIIYCLKTKDIKENMTKRLKKTRIGVRVERPSK, from the coding sequence ATGAATACCAGCAACACGACGGTCACAGAATTTATAATCCTTGGCTTCCCAGGACTCAACCCTAAATATGATGGCCTGGTGGCAGCCTTCCTCTTTGTCCTGTACTTGATCATTGTCGGTGGAAATCTCTTAattttggtgtttgtgtgctgtgagAGGAGTCTCCACAAGCCCACCTATTTAATCTTCTGCCATCTGGCCATGAACGACCTGTTGTTTGGAACGGTGACGCTTCCCAAGATGATATCCAGATATTGGCTGGATGACAGAATCATACCATTTGGCGCCTGCTTCACTCAGATGTACTTTGTCCACTCTTTAGGAGCCATCCACTCCATCATTCTGCTGATCATGGCCCTCGATCGCTTCATCGCAATCTGCGTCCCGCTGCGCTACCCCGCCCTGATTACCACCAAGAATATTtccattgtgtgtttgttgtcttgGGCCCTCACATTTCTCAGTATGTCAGGAGTTATGACCCACGCGCTCAACTTGTCGTACTGCGCTTCAAACGTCATCATTCAGTGCTATTGTGACTTCATATCTATCAGCAGCCTCGGCTGTggaaaggaggaggtgaagttTGCTAAGTCTGTCGCCGTGGGCTATGCCATGTTCAGTCTGTTGCTTCCCCTGGCGTTCATTATTTTTTCATACTTTTCCATTATCATTGTGGCAGTTTTGAAACTGGCCAGAACGAGGGAAGGGCGATACAAAGCCCTATCCACGTGCACGCCACAGATCTTCATAACCTGTCTGTATTACCTGCCCCGCTGTTTTGTCTATGTCTCAAGTTACGTAGGGTTTTCTTTTGGTATCGATTTCCAGATTTCTCTGGTATTGTTGTACAGTCTCTGTCCGGCTGCTGTAAATCCGATCATTTATTGTTTAAAGACGAAGGATATTAAGGAAAATATGACAAAAAGGTTGAAAAAAACAAGAATCGGTGTGAGGGTTGAAAGGCCAAGCAAATAA